The DNA sequence TGATAATATTGCCTTTCAATGGATCTGGCTTACCTATAGCAGCAGCCTCAGCTACAGCAGGATGAGATACAAGTGCGCTTTCTATCTCAGCAGTACCCAACCTGTATCCTGCAACCTTTATAACATCGTCTACCCTACCAATAATCCATATATAGCCATCTTTGTCCTTCTTAGCAGAATCTCCAGCGAAATAAACGCCTGGGAACCTACTCCAATACTGTTGCTTATATCTTTCTGGATCTTTGAAAACTGTTTGTAGCATTGCAGGCCATGGTGTCTTGATAATGAGAAAACCTTCTTCACCAGGCTTCACGCTTTCGCCCTCTTCATCCACTACGTCAACCACAATGCCAGGGAATGGTTTGGATGCAGAGCCAGGTTTCAGTGGAGTACAAGGAAGGGGCGTTATGACATGCATGCCTGTCTCTGTCTGCCACCACGTATCCATTATCGGACATCTTTCTTGCCCTATTATTTTATGAAACCAAAGCCACGCCTCAGGGTTTATCGGCTCTCCCACGCTGCCCAGAATCCTTAAGGTAGACAAATCTCTTCTGTTCACCCAAGAAGAACCATATCTCATAAGACTTCTAATAGCAGTTGGAGCAGTATAAAAAATAGTTACATTATGCCTCTCTACTATAGACCACCACCTATCAGGCAGCGGATAAGTTGGTGCACCTTCATACATTATAGTAGTCGCACCGTTAAGAAGAGGACCATATACTACATAACTGTGCCCTGTAACCCACCCCGAGTCAGCAGTGCACCAGTGTGTATCCTCTTCCTTCATATCGAAAACCCACTTGGTAGTTATATATGTGCCTACCATATATCCACCGTGTGAGTGCACTACTCCTTTTGGCTTTCCCGTAGTTCCAGATGTATACAATATAAATAAAGGATCAGTTGCATCCATAACCTCAGCTTCACACTTTGGAGAAGCTATAGGAAGAGCCATTAATTCGTGATACCACAAATCTCTTCCAGGAGTCATGTCCACATCTGCGCCAGATCTCTTCACAACAATTACAGAAATAATACTTGGACACTTAGAAACTGCTTCATCAACAATATTTTTTAGCGGTACAACTTTCCCGTTATAAAATCCGCCATCAGCGGTAACAACTATTTTTGATTCTGCGTCATTGATTCTATCCCTCAAAGCCTCAACGCTAAACCCTGCATATACCAATGTATGAACAGCTCCAATTTTTGCAGCGGCAAGCATTGCAATCATCTGCTCTGGAATTCTTGGCAAATATATGCTTACCCTATCTCCTTTTTGGACTCCCATGGCCTTCAATACATTGGCAAACCTATTTACTTCTCTTTGTAATTGAAGATAGGTATAAGTCCTTACTTCTGCGTTTTCACCTTCCCATATAAGGGCAAGCTTATTTCTTCTCCAGGTATTCACATGTCTATCCAGCGCATTATAGGCGATATTGGTTTTGCCACCTACAAACCACCTTGCAAAAGGATATTCCCATTCCAAAACCTTGTCCCATGGCTTAAACCAACTTAATTCTGAGGCA is a window from the Thermodesulfobium sp. 4217-1 genome containing:
- the acs gene encoding acetate--CoA ligase; translation: MSTNQNGEFFYPSEELKSKLHVKNYDEIYQYAAEHPESFWSVIASELSWFKPWDKVLEWEYPFARWFVGGKTNIAYNALDRHVNTWRRNKLALIWEGENAEVRTYTYLQLQREVNRFANVLKAMGVQKGDRVSIYLPRIPEQMIAMLAAAKIGAVHTLVYAGFSVEALRDRINDAESKIVVTADGGFYNGKVVPLKNIVDEAVSKCPSIISVIVVKRSGADVDMTPGRDLWYHELMALPIASPKCEAEVMDATDPLFILYTSGTTGKPKGVVHSHGGYMVGTYITTKWVFDMKEEDTHWCTADSGWVTGHSYVVYGPLLNGATTIMYEGAPTYPLPDRWWSIVERHNVTIFYTAPTAIRSLMRYGSSWVNRRDLSTLRILGSVGEPINPEAWLWFHKIIGQERCPIMDTWWQTETGMHVITPLPCTPLKPGSASKPFPGIVVDVVDEEGESVKPGEEGFLIIKTPWPAMLQTVFKDPERYKQQYWSRFPGVYFAGDSAKKDKDGYIWIIGRVDDVIKVAGYRLGTAEIESALVSHPAVAEAAAIGKPDPLKGNIIKTFVILKFGYEPSEKLAQELKSHVGHELGPIAKPADIQFVESLPKTRSGKIMRRVLRAQELGQPVGDLSTLED